From the genome of Marixanthomonas ophiurae, one region includes:
- a CDS encoding NAD(P)/FAD-dependent oxidoreductase encodes MNANHLNNNTKESACKVTDEICLPDSNLPRVIIIGGGFAGLALVEKLKHKEVQVVLFDKNNFHQFQPLFYQVATSALEPDSIVFPFRKQISGYKNVLFRLAEVEEIQPSTNTIITNKGRVHFDYLVLATGTTTNFFGMDNVESHSLGMKNIRDSLNIRHMMLQNLEQAAITCDDKERDALTNFVIVGGGPAGVEMAGALAEFRKYILPKDYPEYPSSIMNIYLIEAIDELLSTMSDKASSKTLEYLKDLEVKVLLNESVSNYDGSQVVTNCDKIILTKNLIWTAGVKGQFPKGIDKKHVVKGNRLKTDSFLMVEGYKNIFAIGDIAAVITEETPKGHPQVAQTAIQQGKYLGNVLLKIIKDEGVNPFEYKDKGSLATVGKRKAVADLGKFKFAGYFAWLLWSVVHLLSISGFRNRLMVGFNWAVSYFTYEKSNRLIIRNFKPKPSVNNTKK; translated from the coding sequence ATGAACGCTAACCACTTAAATAATAATACAAAAGAATCTGCTTGCAAGGTAACAGATGAAATCTGCCTTCCAGACTCTAATTTACCTCGTGTTATTATTATAGGTGGTGGGTTTGCAGGTTTAGCGTTGGTTGAAAAACTGAAACACAAAGAGGTGCAGGTGGTACTGTTCGATAAAAACAACTTCCACCAGTTTCAGCCCTTATTTTATCAAGTGGCAACGAGTGCTTTGGAACCTGATAGTATTGTATTCCCTTTCAGAAAACAAATTAGTGGTTATAAAAATGTATTGTTTCGTTTAGCTGAAGTCGAGGAAATCCAACCTTCTACAAACACCATTATAACCAATAAAGGAAGAGTTCACTTCGACTATCTCGTATTGGCAACGGGTACAACAACTAATTTTTTTGGTATGGACAATGTCGAGTCCCATAGTCTTGGGATGAAAAACATTCGCGATTCTTTAAATATTCGCCATATGATGCTGCAAAATCTGGAACAAGCTGCAATCACTTGTGATGATAAAGAACGTGATGCCTTAACAAATTTCGTCATCGTTGGCGGTGGTCCCGCTGGTGTGGAAATGGCAGGAGCTTTGGCAGAATTCCGCAAATATATTCTTCCCAAAGATTATCCAGAATATCCTTCTTCCATAATGAACATCTATTTGATTGAAGCCATTGATGAGCTTTTAAGTACAATGTCAGACAAGGCATCATCAAAAACGCTAGAATATTTGAAGGATTTGGAGGTAAAGGTATTACTCAATGAATCGGTAAGCAATTACGATGGTTCACAGGTTGTCACAAATTGTGATAAGATTATTTTAACAAAAAACCTAATCTGGACAGCTGGTGTGAAAGGACAGTTTCCAAAAGGTATTGATAAAAAACACGTGGTAAAGGGTAACCGCTTAAAAACAGACTCATTTTTAATGGTAGAAGGCTACAAAAACATTTTTGCCATAGGCGATATAGCGGCTGTAATTACAGAAGAAACGCCAAAAGGACATCCGCAAGTAGCACAAACAGCTATTCAGCAAGGTAAATATTTAGGTAATGTATTATTGAAAATTATTAAGGATGAGGGTGTGAACCCTTTCGAATATAAAGACAAAGGTTCATTAGCTACAGTAGGGAAACGTAAGGCAGTAGCTGATTTGGGCAAATTCAAATTTGCAGGTTATTTCGCTTGGCTATTATGGTCAGTTGTACACTTATTATCCATAAGCGGATTTAGAAATAGATTGATGGTTGGTTTTAATTGGGCGGTAAGCTATTTCACTTATGAAAAGAGCAACCGCCTAATTATTAGAAATTTTAAACCAAAACCGTCGGTTAATAACACAAAGAAATAA
- a CDS encoding APC family permease codes for MKGTTDKNNKLSLIGSISLGTGVMIGAGIFVLMGQIAELVGDLFPIAFIAGAVVVGFSSYSYVKFSNAFPSSGGVVKFFNKSYGPGTTTGVYSLLMYVSMVVAQSLVAGTFGAYTLRLFPESYAGYASILGILLLVTAYIINILGNKVIGATATFTAIIKVGGIALLAIAGLVASGFADITGDYIPQNTETLPQGFGFVAALALSILAYKGFTTITNQGGDIKNPHKNLGRSIVISILICTLIYVALALAVAGGLSIPEIIKAKDYALAAAAEPVFGEWGLWFTIAIAIVATFSGVIASVFSASRLLGMLSNMKQVPSLKRIGNFKNPALIFTVSLAILLTALFDLTRIASIGAIFYLIMDIAIHWGLFRHLKNEVKFKPIIPLIAIVMDIAVLAAFLYIKYLNDPMVLIVAAIGIILILIAERFFMISHTDDDGNMPMGMENTNNKNNKS; via the coding sequence ATGAAAGGCACAACAGATAAAAACAATAAGCTTTCCTTAATAGGGTCTATATCTCTAGGAACTGGTGTAATGATTGGTGCTGGCATATTTGTTCTTATGGGACAAATAGCGGAGTTAGTTGGAGATCTGTTCCCGATTGCCTTTATTGCGGGAGCTGTTGTGGTGGGTTTCAGCTCTTATTCCTACGTAAAGTTCTCAAATGCTTTTCCATCCTCTGGAGGTGTGGTTAAGTTTTTCAATAAATCCTATGGACCTGGAACGACAACCGGTGTCTATTCTTTACTAATGTATGTTTCAATGGTCGTTGCACAAAGTTTGGTTGCAGGAACCTTTGGCGCTTATACCCTTCGATTATTCCCAGAAAGTTATGCTGGTTATGCATCCATACTTGGTATTCTACTTTTGGTAACAGCTTATATAATAAATATTCTAGGAAATAAAGTAATTGGAGCAACGGCCACTTTTACAGCAATTATTAAAGTAGGTGGTATTGCACTACTTGCGATTGCAGGTCTGGTAGCTTCCGGATTTGCGGATATTACAGGAGACTATATCCCACAAAATACCGAAACCTTACCACAAGGGTTCGGCTTTGTAGCGGCATTGGCATTATCAATCCTTGCCTATAAAGGGTTCACAACAATAACGAATCAAGGTGGAGACATCAAAAATCCACACAAAAACCTTGGAAGATCCATTGTGATTTCTATTCTTATCTGCACACTTATTTATGTAGCCTTGGCACTTGCTGTTGCAGGCGGTTTAAGCATTCCTGAAATAATAAAGGCAAAAGATTATGCTTTGGCAGCAGCAGCCGAACCTGTTTTTGGGGAATGGGGTTTATGGTTTACTATAGCAATCGCTATTGTAGCAACCTTTTCAGGGGTTATCGCCAGTGTCTTTTCGGCATCGCGCTTATTGGGGATGTTGAGTAATATGAAACAAGTACCCTCTTTAAAAAGGATAGGTAATTTTAAAAATCCAGCGCTCATATTCACGGTTTCCCTTGCCATTTTACTCACTGCCCTTTTCGATTTAACAAGAATCGCTTCTATAGGAGCTATTTTCTACCTCATTATGGATATCGCTATCCATTGGGGGCTTTTTCGCCACCTAAAAAACGAGGTAAAATTTAAACCCATCATTCCGTTAATAGCCATTGTAATGGACATTGCAGTACTAGCAGCCTTTCTATATATAAAATATCTGAATGATCCAATGGTGCTCATCGTAGCAGCAATTGGAATTATCCTGATTCTCATTGCGGAACGTTTTTTTATGATTTCGCATACAGACGATGATGGCAATATGCCTATGGGAATGGAGAATACAAATAATAAAAACAACAAATCATAA
- a CDS encoding type II glyceraldehyde-3-phosphate dehydrogenase, which yields MKNIAVIGYGVIGKRVADAINLQDDMKLSGVCDIISDWRIQNAVRKKYDIYAATQEAEDRMKSEGISVKGDMHDLLKKSDLVVDCTPKKIAAQNVAIYKEQNIKFILHGGEKHETTGHSFSAENNYQSALNLDATRVVSCNTTSILRTLTALKRANLLDYARGTLLRRATDPWESHLGGIMNTMVPEKDIPSHQGPDAKSVDPDLDVITAAVKVPETLSHMHYWNVKLKKQASKEEVLNAFKTSSRIKLIQYDKGLVSNNTIKEMFLDMGRPWGDMYEVALWEDMLKVVGDELFYAYVVDNQAIVIPETIDAIRALTGIETDGAKSIAKTNESLGIH from the coding sequence ATGAAAAATATAGCAGTTATAGGATACGGAGTCATAGGAAAAAGGGTGGCCGATGCCATCAATCTACAGGACGATATGAAGCTTTCGGGCGTGTGTGATATCATAAGCGATTGGCGCATTCAAAATGCCGTGAGAAAAAAGTACGATATCTACGCAGCAACTCAAGAAGCAGAAGACAGAATGAAATCCGAAGGTATTTCAGTAAAAGGCGATATGCACGACCTGTTGAAAAAATCAGATCTCGTTGTGGACTGTACCCCTAAAAAGATTGCGGCTCAAAATGTAGCAATTTATAAAGAGCAAAACATCAAATTTATTTTACACGGAGGCGAAAAACACGAAACAACAGGCCATTCCTTTAGTGCTGAAAATAATTATCAGTCTGCTCTAAATCTAGATGCTACACGTGTAGTTTCCTGCAACACCACTTCTATTTTAAGGACGTTGACCGCTTTAAAAAGAGCCAATTTATTGGATTATGCTAGAGGTACACTTTTAAGAAGAGCAACAGATCCTTGGGAAAGCCATTTAGGTGGTATTATGAATACGATGGTTCCTGAAAAAGACATCCCGAGCCACCAAGGTCCTGATGCTAAAAGCGTTGACCCAGATTTGGATGTCATCACTGCCGCAGTAAAAGTTCCAGAAACTTTAAGCCATATGCACTATTGGAATGTGAAGTTAAAAAAACAAGCCTCGAAAGAAGAAGTGCTGAATGCTTTTAAGACATCTAGTCGTATCAAGCTAATTCAATATGACAAAGGCCTAGTTTCTAACAACACTATCAAGGAAATGTTTTTGGATATGGGAAGACCTTGGGGCGATATGTATGAAGTAGCCCTATGGGAAGATATGCTGAAGGTAGTGGGGGATGAACTTTTCTACGCCTATGTGGTAGACAACCAAGCAATTGTTATACCCGAAACTATTGATGCCATTAGAGCACTTACAGGAATTGAAACAGATGGTGCCAAATCTATCGCTAAAACAAATGAAAGTTTAGGAATTCATTAA
- a CDS encoding class I fructose-bisphosphate aldolase — protein MKIDINITQLLGEKADFYLNHVCEKITKDELQTPSSTSLDKAFTQSNRNPQVLRSLSQLYNHGNLGGTGYLSILPVDQGIEHSAAFSFYKNPDYFDPENIIKLAIEAGCNGVASTFGALGLNARKYAHKIPFIVKINHNELLTFPNKYNQTLFGKVKAAWDMGAVAVGATIYFGSEESNRQLKEIAEAFEEAHNLGMATILWCYTRNEAFKTGKEDYHAAADVTGQANHIGVTIQADIIKQKLPTNNFGFKEIGFGKYDDEMYETLTTEHPIDLCRLQVANCFMGKIGLINSGGGSKGKSDLVEAITTAVINKRAGGSGLIMGRKAFQKPFGEGVEVLQSVQKVYLDTKISIA, from the coding sequence ATGAAAATAGACATAAATATTACACAACTGTTAGGGGAAAAAGCAGACTTCTATTTGAATCACGTTTGTGAAAAAATAACCAAGGATGAATTGCAAACCCCAAGTAGCACAAGCCTAGATAAGGCATTTACCCAAAGCAACAGAAATCCGCAGGTACTGCGAAGCCTTTCGCAATTGTATAACCACGGAAATCTTGGTGGTACAGGCTACTTGAGTATCCTTCCAGTAGACCAAGGTATCGAGCATAGTGCAGCTTTTTCTTTCTATAAAAATCCGGATTATTTTGACCCAGAGAATATCATAAAACTCGCCATTGAGGCCGGTTGTAATGGTGTGGCTTCCACCTTCGGTGCTTTGGGATTGAACGCTAGGAAATACGCCCATAAAATCCCGTTTATCGTAAAGATTAATCACAATGAACTGCTCACATTTCCTAATAAATATAACCAAACTTTATTTGGTAAAGTAAAAGCTGCGTGGGATATGGGAGCAGTTGCTGTCGGTGCTACTATATATTTTGGTTCCGAAGAAAGCAATAGACAGCTTAAAGAAATAGCTGAAGCTTTTGAAGAAGCCCACAATTTAGGTATGGCTACCATTTTATGGTGCTATACCCGAAATGAAGCTTTCAAAACTGGAAAAGAAGATTATCACGCTGCTGCCGATGTAACAGGGCAAGCAAATCATATTGGGGTAACCATTCAGGCAGATATCATTAAGCAAAAATTACCTACAAATAACTTTGGTTTCAAAGAAATCGGTTTTGGAAAATATGATGATGAAATGTATGAGACGCTGACAACAGAACATCCCATCGACCTATGCAGGTTGCAGGTGGCTAATTGCTTTATGGGAAAAATCGGATTGATTAATTCCGGTGGTGGCTCTAAAGGTAAGTCTGATTTGGTGGAGGCAATAACAACTGCTGTTATCAATAAAAGAGCTGGTGGCTCTGGATTGATAATGGGAAGAAAAGCGTTTCAAAAGCCCTTCGGCGAAGGCGTGGAAGTATTACAATCCGTTCAGAAAGTTTATTTGGATACTAAAATTAGCATTGCATAA